In one Deinococcus detaillensis genomic region, the following are encoded:
- a CDS encoding glycoside hydrolase family 3 C-terminal domain-containing protein, whose amino-acid sequence MTTPDLGTLLDQLTLDEQISLLAGADAWRTVGIARLSIPALKVSDGPAGVRGGGALVGGTPTAAFPVGISLGSTWNVELLREVGVSLAREAHDKGAGVLLAPTINLFRSTLNGRNFESYAEDPFLTGKLATAYVQGLQSGGVSATVKHFVGNESEYQRNSISSDIPERALRELYLRPFEMVVKDAQPWAIMSSYNKVNGTYVSESPRLLSEILRNEWGFDGLIMSDWGGTYSSGESLRAGLDLEMPGPSRARTHLLEEAQNDPITRQAVHRAAGEVLRLIERTGTFAHPRDVSEAAEKGEERPDTRALIRRAGAEGTVLLKNTDGLLPLPAGATVAVIGPNAAQAQVMGGGSAQMQAHREVSPLEGLRAALGQNKVTYAVGCDNARFLPALDAAIELEYLSADGQVIATEQRRGSEVMWFALPEGVSADSLHVRLNLTLNAPDAGDYDLSLYSAGLSRLSVNGEEVIDNWTNWQAGDTYFTMGSDEVRASRFLSAGEHRAVIEFSPKAAENSVASFSAVRLGFRAPLPETAFAKAVRIAGEAEYAVVCVGTTGEWETEGVDRWGLDLPGQQNELISAVLAANPRTVVLLQTGGPVLMPWLDAVPALLQGWFPGQEAGHAFADVLLGIADPGGRLPQTFVARLSDDPTHPETPDLQYPGENGHVDYQEGLFIGYRHADKAGTTPLFAFGSGLSYTTFELSDAALSAEQLEPGESVSVSVTVRNTGERSGQTVVQLYLRDVAASLERPSKELKGFAKVSLPAGESQTVTLKLDMRSLAYFDDTQNAWVAEAGDFEILLGQSSAELPIKLKLKLSKDWSAQP is encoded by the coding sequence GAGCCGACGCTTGGCGCACGGTGGGCATTGCCCGCTTGAGCATTCCCGCCCTCAAAGTCAGCGACGGTCCGGCTGGGGTGCGCGGCGGCGGAGCTTTGGTGGGCGGCACGCCGACGGCGGCGTTTCCAGTGGGTATTTCGCTCGGCAGCACCTGGAACGTGGAGTTGCTGCGCGAGGTGGGCGTCTCGCTGGCCCGCGAAGCCCACGACAAAGGTGCGGGCGTGCTGCTGGCTCCGACCATCAATTTATTCCGATCCACCCTCAATGGCCGCAACTTCGAGAGCTACGCCGAAGACCCCTTCCTGACCGGCAAACTCGCCACCGCTTACGTGCAGGGGCTGCAATCCGGCGGCGTGTCGGCCACCGTCAAGCACTTTGTCGGCAACGAATCGGAATATCAGCGCAACTCCATCAGCTCCGACATTCCCGAACGCGCTCTGCGGGAGTTGTACCTGCGGCCCTTTGAGATGGTGGTTAAAGACGCCCAGCCGTGGGCGATCATGAGCAGTTACAACAAAGTGAACGGCACCTATGTCAGCGAGTCTCCGCGCCTGCTGAGTGAGATTTTGCGTAACGAGTGGGGATTTGACGGCCTGATCATGTCGGATTGGGGCGGCACTTACAGCTCCGGCGAATCGCTGCGGGCGGGCCTCGATCTGGAAATGCCGGGGCCGAGCCGCGCCCGCACCCATTTGCTAGAAGAAGCCCAAAATGACCCCATCACCCGTCAAGCGGTGCACAGGGCAGCGGGCGAAGTCTTGCGCCTCATTGAGCGCACTGGAACTTTCGCCCACCCCCGCGACGTGAGCGAAGCCGCTGAGAAAGGCGAGGAGCGCCCGGACACCCGCGCCCTGATTCGCCGCGCCGGAGCAGAGGGCACCGTTTTGCTCAAAAATACGGATGGTCTCTTGCCGCTGCCAGCGGGCGCGACTGTCGCCGTGATCGGCCCGAATGCCGCGCAGGCGCAGGTGATGGGCGGCGGCAGCGCCCAGATGCAAGCCCACCGCGAAGTCTCACCGCTGGAAGGCTTGAGGGCGGCGCTGGGCCAGAACAAGGTGACTTACGCCGTAGGCTGCGACAATGCCCGCTTTTTGCCCGCGCTGGACGCGGCGATTGAGCTTGAGTATCTCAGCGCGGACGGTCAGGTCATTGCCACCGAGCAAAGACGGGGCAGCGAAGTGATGTGGTTTGCTTTGCCTGAAGGCGTCAGCGCCGACTCGCTGCACGTTCGCCTGAACCTGACCCTGAACGCCCCAGATGCGGGTGACTACGATCTGAGTCTTTACAGCGCGGGCCTGAGCCGACTGAGTGTGAACGGCGAGGAAGTCATCGACAACTGGACGAACTGGCAAGCGGGCGACACCTATTTCACGATGGGCAGCGACGAGGTGCGGGCCAGCCGTTTTCTGAGCGCGGGCGAGCACCGTGCGGTCATCGAATTTAGCCCCAAAGCAGCCGAGAACAGCGTCGCTTCTTTTAGCGCCGTGCGGCTGGGGTTCCGCGCCCCACTGCCGGAAACAGCTTTTGCCAAGGCCGTCCGGATTGCGGGCGAGGCCGAGTACGCGGTGGTGTGTGTCGGCACCACTGGCGAGTGGGAAACCGAGGGCGTAGACCGCTGGGGGCTGGACTTGCCGGGTCAGCAAAACGAACTCATCAGCGCCGTGCTGGCCGCTAACCCGCGCACGGTGGTGCTGCTGCAAACCGGCGGGCCCGTTTTGATGCCCTGGCTGGACGCCGTGCCCGCCCTGCTGCAAGGCTGGTTTCCCGGTCAGGAAGCCGGGCACGCCTTCGCCGACGTGCTGCTGGGAATAGCCGATCCGGGCGGGCGATTGCCGCAAACGTTTGTGGCCCGCCTCAGCGACGACCCGACCCATCCTGAAACGCCGGACTTGCAGTATCCTGGCGAAAACGGCCACGTGGACTACCAGGAAGGGCTGTTTATCGGCTACCGCCACGCCGACAAAGCGGGCACGACGCCGCTGTTTGCCTTTGGCTCCGGGCTGAGCTACACGACCTTTGAACTCTCGGACGCGGCCCTAAGCGCCGAGCAGCTTGAGCCGGGTGAGTCTGTCAGCGTCAGCGTGACGGTTCGCAACACCGGAGAGCGCTCTGGGCAAACGGTGGTGCAGCTCTACCTGCGTGATGTCGCCGCCAGCTTGGAGCGGCCCAGCAAGGAACTCAAAGGATTTGCCAAAGTTAGCTTGCCCGCAGG